Sequence from the Methanosarcina siciliae T4/M genome:
AGATAGATCTAATAATTGTGAATAAATTATTTGGCACTGTTGCAGGTGGAGAATATTCGGTCGTACTGACATGGAGCATAATGCTGCGTACTATCGCAGGAATGCTTGTGGGAATACTTACACCGGTAATTCTCACATATTATGCAAAAGAAAAAATCGATGAACTGATAAACATATCAAAAAGTGCTGTAAAGCTTATAGGTCTTGCTATGGCACTACCGATAGGTTACATATGCGGTTTTGCTCCTCAACTCCTTACACTGTGGGTAGGCCCGGAGTTTGCGAAACTCTCCCTATTGATGGTTTTAATGTTATCCCATCTTGCAATCAATCTTCCAGTAATGCCTCTCTTTGCAATTAATGTTGCATACAACAAAGTAAGGGTCCCAGGTATTGTAACATTTTTTATGGGAATAGGAAATTTTTTGCTGGCAGTAATAATTCCCTACCTTACCGGCTGGAATTATTATGGAGTTGCACTGGCAGGAGCTATTATGCTGACGCTTAAAAATACACTTTTTATCCCTTGGTATGCTACAAAAGTGCTTGGGATCTCCAGAACTACATTCTTAAATTCCATAATCCCTGGAGTAGTTGCTATGGTTTTGACTGGAGTTGTATCTAGTCTGGTCGTGAGTTATCTTCAAATTTCGGGTATAATTTCATTATTAATCTGTGGAATTCTTTTGACTGCAATTTATCTATCAATTGTATGGGAATTTGGACTCAAGCCGTTAGAAAGGCAAACATTAGAGTCATTTATACCAATAAAAATAAGGAGCAGGGTGAGTCTTGAAGCCAAATGTGATCGATGAGGTAGTAAAAAATAATCTCTGCGTAGGCTGTGGAACCTGTGCAGGAATATGCCCCCAAAAAATCCTGAGAATCCAGGATAATGAATATGGAGAATATATCCCATCTGAAGTTCAGGTATGTGACTCCCATTGCGGTTTATGCCTGGAAGTTTGCCCATTTGGTAACAATGAAAACGAAACGCAAATCGGAGCAAAAATTTACGGAAGCATAGAAGGAATGAAGTATCTACCTGAAACAGGATATTACCTCGATTCCTATGTAGGATATTCAAATGAATTCAGGCAGAGCAGTGCTTCGGGTGGTATGGCAACCTGGATTCTTACAAAGTTATTGAAAGAAAATATTGTAGACTATGTAATCTGCCCGACTCCCCAAAAAAATCCAGAGAAACTATTCAGTTTTGAAATTTTGAGCGATGAAAACTCTATAAAGGCTGCTTCGGGGTCTGCATATTACCCTGTTGAAATATCTGAAGTAATACAGAAAATCCAGGAAATACCAGGTCGCTATGCTATTACTGGTTTACCTTGCTTTATAAAAGCTCTAAGACTCGCTGCTCAGAAGAACAGAAAGCTAAGAGAAAGGATTGCCTTCACAATAGGTCTTGTTTGTGGTCAAATGAAGAGCAAAAATTATACAAAATATATTGCAGCGCTCTCAGGCAGTATAAATTCAAATGAAATTATAAGTGTTCATTATCGAGGAAAAAGTTCTGAAAAAACTGCAAACGATTATTATTATCAATTCATAAACGAAGATGGCTCACAACATAAGATATTCTGGAGTGAAGGAGTGTCTGAAGCCTGGCTCAATAGATGGTTGACACCCAATGCTTGCAATTATTGTGATGATGTGTTTGCGGAACTTGCAGATATAACTTTTATGGATGCCTGGCTTCCGGAATATTCCAAAGATAGTATGGGTACAAACCTTGTGCTTGCGAGGTCACCTGAAGTTCTTAATATTATCCAGAAAGGAATAGAAAAAGCGGAAATTAATGTCAGTAAAATTTCAGTTGCAAAAGTGATACAGAGCCAAGCGGGAGTCATCGAACTTAAAAGGAAACAGCTTTCTTATCGTTTGTACCTAGCCGAGCAAAAAGGGCAAAAAGTTCCTGAAAAGAGAGTGAGTGCCAGTAAGGAAATAGGAATCCTAAAAAAAAGAGAAATTAAGTTAAAAGAAATAATGCAGGAAGAAAGTAAACAACATTTCTTAGATAATTGTCAGAATCAACCCGTGGATGTAAAAACTTTCAGGACAAGGATGAATCCATGTATTAGACAGATTTATCAGCTCAAATTACTTAGAAAGTTTACATTTCCTATGCAAGCAGTTAAAAAAATACTCAAGTAGGGGGAACGAAAAAATGAGCGAAAATCCGACTTTTATATTAGCAGGAAATGGTCCATATGACAACAGAGGCTGTGAAGCAATTGTAAGAGGAACCACAAAGATACTGAGGCATTACTATAAGGACCCTTCATTTTTGTGTGTAAGCTTTTTCCAAAATAAGGAGCAATTTGAGAAACAATGTAAGGAAGAATATGATCCGGCAATAATTCATGAAAAAGCTAATAAACGCCAAAGTAAGTTTGACCCGAACTGGCTTCTTAGGTTACCATTCAGAACGGCTTATCCCGAACTGTATAAAAACTGGATCTATAAAGAAATGATTCCATACATAGAAAATTCAACCTCAGTATTATCTATCGGTGGAGATAATTACTCTTTAGATTATGGAATTCCCAGATTATTTACATATTTGGACGATGTTGTATTGGAACGTAAAAAACCATTAGTAATCTGGGGCGCCTCAGTAGGACCTTTTGAAAAAATACCTGAATATGAACAATATATGAAAAACCACCTTCGAGAAGTAACAGGAATTTTTGCAAGAGAGCCAGCAACAATGGAATATTTAGACAAAATTGGAATAAAAAACAATGTGTATAAAGTTGCAGATCCAGCATTTTTAATGGATGCGATAGAACCTCCGTCTGACAAAAAAATTGAGGTTGAAGAGAACTCCATCGGAATAAATCTAAGTCCTTTAATGGCAAAATATTTCATCGATGGAAATATGGAATCATGGATAAACACAGCAAATAAGATTGTAGAGGAAATTACTAACATAACTGACAATAAAATATATTTGATTCCACATGTTACTACTCCAATTTCAAATGATTATTTGTTTTTAAAAGAAGTCAAGGAAAGAGCAAAAACTTCGAGAGAGAAAATAATTTTACTTCCACCAACATATAATGCTTCAGAAACAAAGTGGATAATTAGCAAGATGAGACTTTTTGCGGGGGCAAGGACTCACTCAACAATTGCTGCTCTTTCTTCTTGTGTTCCAACATTAAGTTTTGCTTATAGTATTAAAGCAAAAGGAATTAATAAAGATATATTCGGGCATGAAGATTATTGTTTGAACCCTGAAAAACTAACTCCGGAAACTGTGGCTAAAAAAATAGAATCAATGTTGGATGAGGGGAAAGATATAAGATCCGAATTGAGAGCAGCCATCCCAAAGATAGAAAATGAAGCCCTTTTAGCTGGTGAAACTCTAATGAAAATCACAGGTTAATTTCGCTGTATGATAATAGAAACTTAAAAAGGAGCGATAATATGCCACTTGTCTCGGTTATTATTCCATTATACAACAAAGAACCTTACATCTCCCACTCACTAAATTCAGTCCTCGGCCAATCCTTCCAAAACTTTGAAATAGTTGTCATAGATGATGGCTCAACAGACAAAAGTGCCGAAGTAGTCAAAGGTTTCACAGATCCCCGGATTCGGTTGATAAAACAAGAAAACGCAGGGGTGTCTGCAGCAAGGAATAAAGGGATTGAAGAGTCAAAAGCGGATTTAATTGCTTTTTTAGATGCAGATGACGAGTGGACTCCAAGTTTTCTGGAAACAGTATTAAGGCTGAGAGAAAAATATCCAGAGGCTGGAGCTTATGCAACGTCATATAATATTTTAAAAAATGGGGATCTAAAACCCGCGAGATATAATGCAGTCCCGCCAGCTCCATGGGAAGGACTACTCCAGAGTTATTTTTTGACAGTTGCCACAGGAGAACATCCAGTTTGTTCATCTGCTGTATGCATCCCAAAAAAAATATTTTCAAAAGTAGGAATATTTCAGATTGGGGCATGGTGGGGTGAAGATGATGATTTATGGGGAAGAATCGCCCTGAAATATCCTATTGCATTTAGCCGTGAAATAGGAGCTATATATCACAAAGAAGCTACAAATAGAGCCTGCAATTTACGTTCTCAAATAGAAGAGCATCCTTTTGTAAAAACGGCAAAAAATGCTATTAACAAAGGAGAAGTTCGGAAAGAAATACAAGATGATTTAACTGAATGTATTTCAAAATACCAGATACTTTCTGCAATACGCAATATAAAAAGCGGAAATCGGCAATTGGCAAAAAAAGAGTTAAAAAAATGCGGGACAAAGCTATTCGCGTTTGAAAAAACATTTTGGTATTGTATTACATTTATACCTTACAAAATTTCATCTTACATGATAGATACAGCCGTCGAATTCAAGAAATACTCACAATACTCAAAGAATATTTTTAAAATTAGATAAAAATTTGAGTTTTAAATCTTTTCATTTTGCATTTCGACCCCCCCCTCAAAAAAACCAACTTAATTTTTTTATTCATAAAGTTTATTGCTAATTATACCTATACCACCAATTTAAGAATAATTTTGAAAAATTTTAGCAAATCTTGTTTTGTTTTTCAGTAGATCCCTCAAATTTAGACTTGGTTTTTTAGAACTATGTAGAATTCAAGTCAAACTCATCAAACCTATTGATCATCCTATATTCGGCAGGTCGACATTAGATTATAAGTATATTTAATGATGGCGTTTTTCAAACATTATGCAATATATGTTGGGTTTGAAACTGGTTAATATATGACCCAAATCTCACGGCATATATAAACAATGAGTCGTTTTGCAATAATGTCTAGTATCAAGAATAATGTGTTTTCTAGCAAAAACACTATCAATAAAAATATTACGAAAAAAAAGTTACCTGCCGAAAGCAGGATCATGTGTTCGCAACGGATTGAATAAGTTGAATCAGTTGTTGAAAAATTCATCATATTTTTAAGAGGGGGGTCGGAATGTAAATTTCATAAATCTGAGTAAGAGGAATCAGAATACACGGACATACTTCTGCAATATTGCTCAAAAAAGTTCAATGGCGTGAAGTTGTCAACGCCGATTTAATTTTCCCCTTTTTGGCCGGTTTTAATTTCCCCCTTTTGATATAAAGTTTACTCAATTTTTCATGAACTCTTTAAAAAAATTACTGGTACATATTTCCTGTTTTTAGACCCTGTCTTTTTCTCTCCTTAAGCCTGTAACTTTCTCCTTTGATGTTGATCGTCGTTGAATGGTGAAGTATCCTATCAAGTACAGCCACCACTATTATACGATCCTTGAATATCTCTCCCCATTCTCCATACGACTTATTTGATTTCAAGATCGTTGAACTCTTTTCATAACGTCTGGAAATCAGCTGAAATAGGCAGTGAGCTCCTTCCTCATCAAAAGGGAGGTATCCTATCTCATCAATTATCAACACTTTATACTTCATCAAATCTCTGAGTTTCTTTTCAAGTATTCCTTCTCTGTTTGCTGTTTTCAATCTTTCAATAAGGTTTCCTGTATTGGTAAAGTAAACCGAAATCCCTGCTTTTACTGCTTCAATTCCAAGAGCGATTGCAAGGTGAGACTTTCCAACGCCGGGAGGACCAAGGAAAACAACATTCTCTGAGTTATGAACAAATCTCAAGGTTGCAAGGTCTTCGATTACTTTTTTATCAATAGATGACTGAAACTCAAAATCGAATTCATCAAGCGTTTTTTTCACTGGAAATGCTGCAC
This genomic interval carries:
- a CDS encoding lipopolysaccharide biosynthesis protein, whose translation is MLNLTENQETQETFSKQVPKNLSANILYFILNVIIGLFLVPFFIDSLGVASYALVPLATSLTSYVNLVVQSLNTSVSRYLTIDLQRKEFKKANITFNTALFGTLGVILLILPFVVLISYYAPSFFDIPTSQENAARILFVGVIFSFLLRAWGSNFGVSLFAYNRLDLQNLVNAVNILVQVSLIILLFKLYSPNLVYIGLAYLIGAAAALILTIIFSRKINPNLKVNIKDFRRSKVNEITEMGGWVVINQIGSLLFLQIDLIIVNKLFGTVAGGEYSVVLTWSIMLRTIAGMLVGILTPVILTYYAKEKIDELINISKSAVKLIGLAMALPIGYICGFAPQLLTLWVGPEFAKLSLLMVLMLSHLAINLPVMPLFAINVAYNKVRVPGIVTFFMGIGNFLLAVIIPYLTGWNYYGVALAGAIMLTLKNTLFIPWYATKVLGISRTTFLNSIIPGVVAMVLTGVVSSLVVSYLQISGIISLLICGILLTAIYLSIVWEFGLKPLERQTLESFIPIKIRSRVSLEAKCDR
- a CDS encoding Coenzyme F420 hydrogenase/dehydrogenase, beta subunit C-terminal domain — translated: MKPNVIDEVVKNNLCVGCGTCAGICPQKILRIQDNEYGEYIPSEVQVCDSHCGLCLEVCPFGNNENETQIGAKIYGSIEGMKYLPETGYYLDSYVGYSNEFRQSSASGGMATWILTKLLKENIVDYVICPTPQKNPEKLFSFEILSDENSIKAASGSAYYPVEISEVIQKIQEIPGRYAITGLPCFIKALRLAAQKNRKLRERIAFTIGLVCGQMKSKNYTKYIAALSGSINSNEIISVHYRGKSSEKTANDYYYQFINEDGSQHKIFWSEGVSEAWLNRWLTPNACNYCDDVFAELADITFMDAWLPEYSKDSMGTNLVLARSPEVLNIIQKGIEKAEINVSKISVAKVIQSQAGVIELKRKQLSYRLYLAEQKGQKVPEKRVSASKEIGILKKREIKLKEIMQEESKQHFLDNCQNQPVDVKTFRTRMNPCIRQIYQLKLLRKFTFPMQAVKKILK
- a CDS encoding polysaccharide pyruvyl transferase family protein, with protein sequence MSENPTFILAGNGPYDNRGCEAIVRGTTKILRHYYKDPSFLCVSFFQNKEQFEKQCKEEYDPAIIHEKANKRQSKFDPNWLLRLPFRTAYPELYKNWIYKEMIPYIENSTSVLSIGGDNYSLDYGIPRLFTYLDDVVLERKKPLVIWGASVGPFEKIPEYEQYMKNHLREVTGIFAREPATMEYLDKIGIKNNVYKVADPAFLMDAIEPPSDKKIEVEENSIGINLSPLMAKYFIDGNMESWINTANKIVEEITNITDNKIYLIPHVTTPISNDYLFLKEVKERAKTSREKIILLPPTYNASETKWIISKMRLFAGARTHSTIAALSSCVPTLSFAYSIKAKGINKDIFGHEDYCLNPEKLTPETVAKKIESMLDEGKDIRSELRAAIPKIENEALLAGETLMKITG
- a CDS encoding glycosyltransferase family 2 protein, with amino-acid sequence MPLVSVIIPLYNKEPYISHSLNSVLGQSFQNFEIVVIDDGSTDKSAEVVKGFTDPRIRLIKQENAGVSAARNKGIEESKADLIAFLDADDEWTPSFLETVLRLREKYPEAGAYATSYNILKNGDLKPARYNAVPPAPWEGLLQSYFLTVATGEHPVCSSAVCIPKKIFSKVGIFQIGAWWGEDDDLWGRIALKYPIAFSREIGAIYHKEATNRACNLRSQIEEHPFVKTAKNAINKGEVRKEIQDDLTECISKYQILSAIRNIKSGNRQLAKKELKKCGTKLFAFEKTFWYCITFIPYKISSYMIDTAVEFKKYSQYSKNIFKIR
- the istB gene encoding IS21-like element helper ATPase IstB; protein product: MNNFSYERLHNNLQYLKLNTVEELLENYLEIAARDNKTTMEVLDYLFEQEKKHREAVAIERKMKSAAFPVKKTLDEFDFEFQSSIDKKVIEDLATLRFVHNSENVVFLGPPGVGKSHLAIALGIEAVKAGISVYFTNTGNLIERLKTANREGILEKKLRDLMKYKVLIIDEIGYLPFDEEGAHCLFQLISRRYEKSSTILKSNKSYGEWGEIFKDRIIVVAVLDRILHHSTTINIKGESYRLKERKRQGLKTGNMYQ